AGAAATCAAGTCTTgtaatttgaacaaaacataACTGGATCTGAAACATTTCTTGTAAATTTTCAAGACAATGATACAGATGCCAGGGAAATAGCTAATTTATAGGGCTAAGGAACCTTGGTTTTTTACTGTGATGACATATCTTCTTTAGCTACAAGCCTTCTCTATATGGTCCCTTTATAAGGCCTTACTTGTTGGTCAGAATTCTGGCATCAGACTCAGCCTTGTTCTTAATTATTTCCGCCTGAGTTTCCGCCTCACGTTTCGCCGTCTCTGCTTCCGTCAACAGCCTCGGTCTCTCATTTAGAGCCACCTGGATAAACGAAACCATTACATGTTAGCTAGGAATACGCATGTTTGTACGTTTTAACAAGTTATCACATTATTTTGGTTGATACAGTatcaaattatttgtaaataaattctcCTCAAAAGTTATTTGGTATTAGAAAACTACTGCATTACTaatcaatatgcatgtattttacgaaaaaaaaaacacacacataaGATTTCTCAAATGAGGTCACAGGAGCTAGGTCAGGTGAATATAATAACCATTTGTATTAATTCACCTCATTTTGTCAACTCATATTTATTGATTCACGTATTAAAGGTAGCGTCTAGACCAAATAAAGCAGCATTGAGCATGCGTACCTGAATGTCCTCTCGGGCCCTTTCCTTGCTCCTGATGGCGCTCTCATACTCCGGAGGTCTCTCTAtattgctcacctgaacagcaagCGTGAAAGAATAAAACACTATTCTTGGGTAAGGAACCCTTACACATATTCAGATATTGGATTATTGGTATGTAGTTTATTGAAATTTCACAATTATTTGACATCACAAGTAACTCAGAATTTTTAGCGTAACATAAGTATATAATATACTCTCAAAGGTACGACAAATATGATATTTGAATGATTgacattattttttctcttcaGAATAACGTTATTCCATTTGATGTAACTTAAAAGTTGTCATAAGTAAGCAAATATCACTGTTTGAGATGTAAACTACGTGTACATTTCACGTTAACTTGTTACCTGTAAGTCGGTGATGTCCGCGTACAATATATTGTACCTCTCAATAAGCTTCTTCCGGACAAACTCCTGAAATTCAGCTCTTTGACTCTGAAACTGTGAGGTGTTGAAGTAGCTGCACGCCTCGTGGAGAGCCGCCTcgcctaaaataaaaaaaaaataaaaagtgagatcattatttaaggaataaggagtcagtctttgagtattatgaggtgatactTTCAGTCGGGgtgtggtcaaatccaataaagcccgaagggcctTATGATATATTTGACCACGCTCTGgtcgaaattatcacctcataatattcaaagtatgattccttattacttatatttatattatttttaatttgtacagtttaaaacaacattattttaaaatcactatttttttatgtagcacactctatgtattactacgcgccTCGGCCAATACCGTGTCATGGTTATGCTGTAAGACACGCCTATATGTGTCACTCATgctttatgaagttattgggttttagggttaaaaattgattcgtaatgttatcacagacaaagacagttgaaaatgtaaatatatatcaatatggCCCCTAATGGTTAAGGTATGCTAGTAAATGAGTGAATCCCGTTCACTACTGACAATTAACAATCACGCGTATCAACCTGCAAAGGTGAGCACTTTCTTGTAGCCAGTGAAGTTCCTGAAGTCCAGAATCACCGTGCGTAAATTGACAGCGCGCACTTTGTACTGATACGTCACATCCAGTTTAATCTCGACGCCATCTTTGTTTAAGCACTGAAACatagatcaattttttttattgacgcATCATAACTTTTTTGCGCAAGTCAAATAATATCATCACGTTTTCTGAGTAGCCTACCTTCAAAGAGAATTCCAGAGACCTGAAGACGCTAGGAAAGACGATAAACTCGAACCCCGGAGGTCCATTGTGTAGCCCTTCTCTTTCTGCAGAGGAGCCCAATTtcttgttgatgacgtcatattgTAAGCCAACTGCCCAcagaaaacataaatatttgtcGACACATTTACCTCAGTCAACAAAAATCTCCAAATTTGGAAATATTTCATCGAAGCATAAGTTTATCGGTGTTAATTCTAATACTAGTAATCCCATTATATTTTAGAGTACTACCGATCAGCATGCGTTTGAACCCCTCCCTTTATCTAAGTCACAACCAGTGAATCTGGACCTCAGTTGATTGGACTGAGTTTCACGACACCATTTCAGCCGCATCATATCTCGAAATCTATCTAGCCCAGTCAATGTGTTTTCTAAATTCATTGCGTAACCAATAAGGTCTGAGGAAATCTTATTTTGAGGGACTATTTTTCGATTAAAACAGTATACAGAGATTTTGCTAGAATTGACAATACTGACCAATGGACTCTTGTTTGttcatattgtttaaactaGTATTGATCAGTAGATTTGCTCTAATGCAACGTCTACTGTATACTTACTTTCATCCGAGGCTAGTTTGTGATAGGATGTGGAAATTAAGACTACTATCATTAATATAACCACGACCACACAGGATCCAATGATGTACTTCTTTTTGCCCATTATTCACGCTGAAAAAGAAGCATACCTTGATCAGTATCGGACATGCATAGTCTGCCGGTACAAACATAATCTGTACCGGATACAAATATTATCTGCTGGACTTACACAATCTGTACCAGACATACATATtctttacatatataattatacataacCGTATGTACCAGACATACTTTGATCAGTACCGAACGTGCATATTCTGTATCAGACATATCTATACCTGTACCAGACATATCTATATTTGTATCAGACATATACCTTTATCAGCACCGGACATACCTGGAGAGGAAACACCTAGATCAGATTCGTATATACCTATACCAATACTGGACATACTTAGATCTGGCATCAGCGCTCTAAATCGTAGACGGGCCCACTTTTTAACTATATATCAAATTAGTTCATGTGAGTCTTAGACCAACAGTGACCTTTCTAAGTTTCTAATCTTTTCTGCTTTTTACCGGAAACAGTTTTATCTTTATCGGACATAGCTCATCTGTACCGAACAAAGTTTCATCAATACCAGACATAACTTTATCTGTACCGGACATAACTTTATCTGTACCGTACATAGCTTTATCTGTGTAAATGTTGTAATTTCTtcaaaacttcaaatgtttaaaataaccTTTATTTACAATTTGTCTAATGCATGTATGTATGATTTTATGTAATTAATTCCGGATGggaaatttttctatttttgggtCCGGTAAAACTTAGTGTATCATGTAACTTCCGCCCAGCATCTCTGTGCACATGGTTTGACGAAAACGATAAACGAATTGTAACGCTTATTGACTTGGTCAGGAGAACAAggtattttttacaattatatacatatgtatttatgcTTACTGTAACGTTAACGTCTTTGATcttgtttatatacatatatttaatgtagACATAACGATTACTCTGTATTTAGAGCATTTACGTTCAAGTATTGCTAGGGTGGATTTTATACATGGCGCCATTTTGACCCATATGTAGTGAAACGTTACTTTAATTGATAATGATTGGTCACTTAGtaatttgtatcaatatttcattacatgtactgtattttAATCAAATCGTTTTCATTTACTACCTAAGTTGCTACTAGTGGAATTATTGTGTTATTAGTAACTTAGAGTTATCCCTCTTTGTACGGTAAAGTAAGGTAAAGCGCcaggtttgtttacatgtttcgGTGAAGTATCaacataatattttcttttctaacagaaatgattttgattatttactgacatttttgtgaataaaattaatgtatgattgttatgtaattacTAATAAATGTTGTATTGTTTATAGTTCTTACGTTGAAGAACCAACATTGAATAAAAATCTTCATCACTATCAAAGACTTGATTCGATTCGATGACCAAGCATGCTACAATCTGTATCGGATATACTTTAACTCTACCGAACAAAGTTTCATCTATACCGGACAAAGCTTAATCTGTACCGACAAAGCTTAATGTGTTATACAGTGTATGAGGCATAGCTTAATCTGTACCAGTCACAGTTTTATCTGTAGCTGACAAAGCTTTATCTGTACCGGACAAAGATTTATCTGTAGCGAAAAATGCTTTATCTGTAGCGAATAAAGCTATTTCTATACCAGACACATCAATATCGGTAATGGTGTAATGGACAAAGCTTTATCTGTACCGGACAAAGCTTTATCTATACCAGACATAGCTTAACATGTACCAGACAAAGCTTTATCTGTAACGGACATAGCTTAAAATGTACCGGACAGAGCTTTATCTGTACCAGACAAAGATTTATCTGTACCGGGCATAGCTTTATCTATACTGGACATATCTTTATCTGTACCAGACGAAGCTTTATCTTTACTTGACATAGCTTTAAATGTACCGGACAAAGCTTTATCTGTACCAGACAAAGCTTTATCTGTACCAGACAAAGCTTTATCTGTACCAGACATAGCTTTATCTGTACCAGACAAAGCATTATCTGTACTGGATATAGCTTTATCTGTACCAGACAAAGCATTATCTGTACCAGACAAAGCATTATCTGTACTGGATATAGCTTTATCTGTACCAGACAAAGCTTTATCTGTACCAGACGAAGCTTTTTCTGTACCAGACAAAGCTTTATCTGTACCAGACAAAGCATTATCTGTACTGGACATAGCTTAATCTATAAAAGACATAGCTTTATCTGTAACGGACATAGCTTAAACTGTAAGGGACATAAATATATCTGTACCAGACAAAGCTTTATCTGTATCGGACATAAACATATCTGTACCAGACACAGCTATATACTGAGTATTTACCAGACACAAATATATCTGCACCGGAAATAACTTTATTGGTACCAGACATAATATAAGTACGGGGCATTAAGTTCTATTTCCAAGTACTaagtatgttttttttcattccatcTACTAGagcatttctatttttaaaaaacaaaatgcagTTCTCCTTGTGTACCTGCTAAAGTTTCTATATTTGTAGAGGCAAACTTTTTATATGTACCGTATTTAGTAAAGCTTCTGGAATAACTAGATATAGCCATAAACATGAGTCTTTATAAGTACAGAGGTCCTTAGTATGATCTCTAATTTCTAGTATTAGTGCCTTTGCAATCATGTAGAAACAGTTccatgttttgtatttttacaatcTTTCTAATGAACTGATCGGTTTCTAAAATTGGACAGGTAACTACTCTGTACAAACCTTAAACTTTCCTGACTTAACTTTCACGTGCATACTTGGTTTTCAGTTTGATGTCATGGCTGATGCTACTTAAAAGTGCTTTACTTTGATATTCGTATTTTTACAATGCTTGTCAAGTGACGTGGCCCTTGCTTAAATCTTTGCAAAGTATGACTTACAGTTTCTACATAAAATACCCAACGATTTCATGCATCTGTATGTTAATCAATTTATAATATGTAGCTATCAACTCGTGTGACAATGATTCCccctattttaaatttaaaaaggtaATCCCGCAATCGATCTCGGAATAA
The nucleotide sequence above comes from Magallana gigas chromosome 2, xbMagGiga1.1, whole genome shotgun sequence. Encoded proteins:
- the LOC136272675 gene encoding uncharacterized protein, which encodes MSSTDNALSGTDKALSGTEKASSGTDKALSGTDKAISSTDNALSGTDNALSGTDKAISSTDNALSGTDKAMSGTDKALSGTDKALSGTDKALSGTFKAMSSKDKASSGTDKDMSSIDKAMPGTDKSLSGTDKALSGTF
- the LOC105320739 gene encoding prohibitin-2, which encodes MGKKKYIIGSCVVVVILMIVVLISTSYHKLASDEIGLQYDVINKKLGSSAEREGLHNGPPGFEFIVFPSVFRSLEFSLKCLNKDGVEIKLDVTYQYKVRAVNLRTVILDFRNFTGYKKVLTFAGEAALHEACSYFNTSQFQSQRAEFQEFVRKKLIERYNILYADITDLQVSNIERPPEYESAIRSKERAREDIQVALNERPRLLTEAETAKREAETQAEIIKNKAESDARILTNKAKTEASGILLQYEKEAESYQRILGNTGLNLTTEGFISYLGVRVIADAKNPVYIGLQSPAKSSYN